In Halobaculum rubrum, the following are encoded in one genomic region:
- a CDS encoding ABC transporter ATP-binding protein, producing MARADHSQRPAVEYDGVTKTFDSDEGDVVAVEDLNIQVRDGEFLVLVGPSGCGKSTTLRLLAGLETITDGEVRVGGQVVNEAKPKDRDIAMVFQNYALYPHKTVAENMRFGLEMTSSLPDDEIDARVNETAEMLSITELLDRRPDALSGGQKQRVALGRAIVREPEVFLMDEPLSNLDAKLRTEMRTELQQLHEQLGVATVYVTHDQTEAMTMGDRIAVLNEGSLQQLGTPLECYHEPANQFVAGFIGSPSMNFLELEYNPQTGVGRRGEITYELTDEQSAQLGDRGHVTLGIRPEDIELAPDPGPATVVASVDVVEPMGRENLLHVSVEDRDVVASVSGEYDISIGQDIRLRFPRDRIHMFDSDSGETIFNRAMETKRLPEGATL from the coding sequence ATGGCACGAGCGGACCACTCACAGCGCCCCGCCGTCGAATACGACGGGGTCACGAAGACGTTCGACTCCGACGAGGGAGACGTCGTCGCGGTTGAGGATCTCAACATCCAGGTTCGGGACGGTGAGTTCCTCGTCCTCGTTGGTCCATCTGGGTGCGGGAAATCGACGACGCTCCGGCTGTTGGCCGGGCTCGAGACGATCACCGACGGCGAAGTCCGGGTGGGTGGTCAGGTCGTCAACGAAGCGAAGCCGAAGGACCGGGACATCGCCATGGTGTTCCAGAACTACGCGTTGTATCCACACAAGACGGTGGCCGAGAACATGCGGTTCGGCCTCGAGATGACGAGCAGCCTCCCCGACGACGAGATCGACGCCCGCGTCAACGAGACCGCCGAGATGCTCAGCATCACGGAGCTGCTCGATCGCCGCCCCGACGCGCTCTCCGGTGGACAGAAACAGCGAGTTGCACTCGGCCGTGCGATCGTTCGGGAGCCTGAAGTGTTCCTCATGGACGAGCCGTTATCGAACCTCGACGCAAAGCTCCGGACCGAGATGCGGACCGAACTCCAGCAACTGCACGAGCAACTCGGCGTCGCGACGGTCTACGTGACCCACGACCAGACCGAGGCGATGACGATGGGAGATCGCATCGCGGTGTTGAATGAAGGGTCCCTCCAGCAGCTCGGGACGCCCCTGGAGTGTTATCACGAACCGGCGAATCAGTTCGTCGCCGGCTTCATCGGGTCGCCGTCGATGAACTTCCTCGAATTAGAGTACAATCCCCAGACTGGCGTGGGCCGCCGTGGCGAGATCACGTACGAACTCACGGACGAGCAGTCGGCACAACTCGGGGATCGCGGGCACGTCACGCTCGGGATCCGTCCCGAGGACATCGAGTTGGCGCCGGACCCCGGGCCGGCGACAGTCGTCGCGAGCGTCGATGTCGTCGAGCCGATGGGGCGTGAGAACTTGCTCCATGTCAGTGTCGAGGACCGAGACGTGGTCGCCTCCGTGTCCGGCGAGTACGATATCTCGATCGGGCAGGACATTCGGCTTCGGTTCCCCCGCGACCGAATCCATATGTTCGACAGCGATAGCGGCGAGACGATCTTCAATCGAGCAATGGAGACTAAGCGACTCCCCGAGGGAGCCACGCTTTAA
- a CDS encoding amylo-alpha-1,6-glucosidase → MKRDSTVVSGSTFLVTDGEGQPTREHDGFYHRDTRHLDRYTLSLGPELETLDVTDRRPGERLLHLGTPLETGSRKFHVSRRQFVTDGLYEQISISNLTDEAIETEVVISVGSCFDDLFEVRGMVADVDRTVDTATSDRGLSFTYAPSDIEFRRHVSIEVGGDDPVSVSTGDGTARGDGTVAIDLELDARETRSLPIAVTVDGQSEPPATAVDAAREDVRDRNRTWQTETSLAHPKDAWDDVLRESRENLLELRQETEHGPILSAGVPWFATAFGRDSLIAAYQSLSLSTTIAKGTCRYLAAHQATQTDTAVEAEPGKILHEIRHGELAARGLVPHRPYYGTIDATPLFVVLVHEVWQRTGDDEFLSELWPAVSRALTWISGEIADGGFLSYPVDDDQEDGQLRHISWKDSNDGIVYPDGTHPSGELAVAEVQGYAYDALDRGVEIAREANEHARSHDLQEAASTLKERFDLEFWLPDEQFYAVGVDGDGTAIPAITTNPGHCLWSGIVPEERADAVVDRLLAPDMFTGWGIRTFASSHEAYNPQSYHLGSVWPHDNSLVALGMARYGRTDGARQIAEGLIAAARARGNDRLPELFAGFDRGNTDIPVTYGEACEPQAWAAAAPLACLQAIAGDDLDTEHRRNKH, encoded by the coding sequence ATGAAGCGCGACAGCACGGTCGTTTCCGGGTCCACGTTCCTCGTAACGGATGGCGAGGGACAGCCGACTCGAGAGCACGATGGGTTCTATCACCGCGATACTCGCCATCTCGATCGGTACACGCTCTCGCTCGGTCCGGAACTCGAGACGCTGGATGTCACTGATCGTCGGCCGGGAGAACGGTTGCTCCACCTCGGCACACCGCTCGAGACGGGGTCTCGAAAGTTCCACGTGTCTCGCAGGCAATTCGTGACGGATGGACTCTACGAGCAGATTTCGATATCGAACCTCACTGACGAGGCAATCGAGACTGAGGTCGTGATATCGGTCGGATCGTGTTTCGATGACTTGTTCGAGGTTCGGGGGATGGTCGCCGACGTCGACCGGACGGTTGACACGGCCACGAGCGACCGTGGACTCTCGTTCACGTACGCCCCGTCAGATATCGAGTTTCGCCGGCACGTCTCAATCGAGGTAGGAGGAGACGACCCGGTGTCAGTGTCGACGGGTGACGGAACAGCTCGTGGAGACGGAACGGTAGCTATCGATCTCGAACTCGATGCACGGGAAACCCGCTCGCTCCCGATCGCCGTGACCGTTGACGGGCAGTCGGAACCCCCGGCGACGGCGGTCGATGCTGCACGTGAGGACGTTCGCGATCGTAATCGGACGTGGCAGACGGAGACGTCGCTCGCTCACCCTAAAGACGCGTGGGACGATGTGTTGAGAGAGAGTCGCGAGAACCTCCTTGAACTGCGTCAGGAGACGGAACACGGTCCGATCCTCTCGGCTGGCGTGCCGTGGTTCGCGACTGCGTTTGGTCGCGATTCGCTCATCGCGGCGTATCAATCCCTGTCGCTGTCGACGACCATCGCCAAGGGGACGTGTCGGTATCTGGCTGCTCACCAAGCGACACAGACCGACACAGCAGTAGAGGCCGAGCCCGGCAAGATCCTTCATGAGATCCGTCACGGCGAGCTCGCCGCTCGTGGGCTGGTCCCACACCGTCCGTATTACGGGACGATCGATGCGACACCGCTGTTCGTCGTGCTCGTCCATGAAGTCTGGCAACGAACGGGCGATGACGAGTTCTTATCGGAGTTGTGGCCCGCGGTGAGCCGCGCTCTCACGTGGATCTCGGGTGAAATAGCCGATGGAGGATTCCTCTCATACCCGGTCGACGACGACCAAGAGGACGGCCAACTCCGCCATATCTCGTGGAAGGACAGCAATGACGGCATCGTCTACCCCGATGGCACCCACCCGAGCGGGGAGCTTGCGGTCGCCGAGGTACAGGGGTACGCATACGACGCGCTCGACCGTGGTGTCGAGATCGCCCGCGAAGCTAACGAACACGCACGCTCACACGATTTACAGGAGGCTGCGAGTACCCTCAAGGAGCGGTTCGACTTGGAGTTCTGGCTCCCTGACGAACAGTTCTACGCGGTCGGCGTCGACGGTGACGGCACCGCGATCCCCGCTATCACGACAAATCCGGGACACTGCTTGTGGAGCGGGATCGTTCCCGAGGAGCGTGCCGACGCGGTCGTGGACCGTCTGCTTGCACCGGACATGTTCACTGGGTGGGGCATTCGGACGTTCGCCTCGAGCCATGAGGCCTACAATCCACAGAGCTATCACCTCGGGAGCGTCTGGCCGCACGACAACTCGCTCGTCGCTCTTGGGATGGCCCGATACGGGCGGACCGACGGCGCCCGTCAGATCGCGGAGGGCCTCATCGCGGCTGCCCGAGCGCGGGGGAACGACCGGCTGCCAGAGCTGTTCGCCGGCTTCGATCGAGGGAACACCGATATCCCCGTTACGTACGGGGAAGCGTGTGAGCCGCAGGCGTGGGCTGCTGCAGCCCCTCTCGCCTGCCTCCAAGCGATCGCCGGCGATGACCTCGATACGGAGCACCGTAGGAATAAGCACTAA
- a CDS encoding ABC transporter substrate-binding protein encodes MTDDSRNNGRTRRRVIAGLGAIGATGVLAGCTSDGGGGQTDDSGSSGDDSGSGESTSEGTPTPVSADLTLSGWAANNEESALLDELVSNFNSEHDGINVEYNAIQSKYKQKLRTQLGAGNAPDVFYVDSGYFSSFAAADVLLPLDDIAAADSFNTEDFFQPMLDAFRYDGTLYGIPKDFSTLGLFHNTAMFEEADVGVPETWSELSDALSALNDNVSDESFKAPMIEYANGRSWWAFLYQNGGQVLSDDGSEAVFASDSGVEALEFLVGLKEDGLLAVPSDLGSGWHGAALASGEVATAVLGPWGLPFLEGYENNPGINENVDVAHLPTPSDGERATIAYTVSYSASANTSSTAGSKELIRNLTSDDGMAQWARKGLALSARKSHSELDYYDDHPRRRTLLEAGEWSHPFSFGPKTEAIANRIRPQLEAAMLGEKSPSDALSTAQEKINSEVL; translated from the coding sequence ATGACAGACGATAGCAGGAACAACGGGAGGACGCGGCGACGCGTCATCGCCGGGCTCGGCGCAATCGGTGCGACAGGTGTTCTGGCGGGCTGCACCTCGGATGGCGGCGGCGGCCAGACCGACGACTCGGGGAGCTCGGGCGATGATAGTGGCAGTGGCGAGTCGACGTCCGAGGGGACGCCAACGCCGGTGTCCGCAGACCTCACGCTCTCCGGCTGGGCCGCGAACAACGAGGAGTCGGCGTTGCTGGATGAGTTGGTCAGCAACTTCAACAGCGAACACGACGGGATCAACGTCGAGTACAACGCGATCCAGTCGAAGTACAAACAGAAGCTGCGGACGCAGCTCGGTGCCGGGAACGCCCCCGACGTGTTCTATGTCGATTCGGGGTACTTCTCGTCGTTCGCGGCTGCTGACGTGCTGCTTCCGCTCGATGACATCGCGGCCGCCGACTCGTTCAACACCGAGGACTTCTTCCAGCCAATGTTGGACGCGTTCCGCTACGATGGGACCCTCTACGGGATCCCCAAGGACTTCTCGACGCTGGGCCTGTTCCACAATACCGCGATGTTCGAGGAGGCGGACGTCGGCGTCCCAGAGACGTGGTCTGAGCTGTCCGATGCGCTGTCGGCGCTCAATGACAATGTCTCAGACGAGAGCTTCAAGGCGCCAATGATCGAGTACGCGAACGGTCGGTCGTGGTGGGCCTTCCTCTATCAGAACGGCGGACAGGTGCTTTCCGACGACGGCAGCGAAGCAGTCTTCGCATCCGATTCAGGCGTTGAGGCACTCGAGTTCCTGGTCGGGCTCAAGGAAGACGGCCTGCTGGCAGTCCCGAGCGATCTCGGGTCCGGGTGGCACGGTGCCGCCCTTGCGAGTGGTGAGGTCGCAACTGCAGTGCTTGGTCCGTGGGGGCTCCCCTTCCTCGAGGGCTACGAGAACAACCCCGGCATTAACGAGAACGTTGATGTTGCACATCTCCCGACTCCCAGCGACGGCGAGCGGGCGACGATCGCGTACACTGTCTCCTACAGCGCCTCCGCGAACACGAGTTCGACCGCGGGGTCGAAGGAGCTGATCCGGAATCTGACGAGCGACGACGGGATGGCCCAGTGGGCACGCAAGGGGCTGGCCCTCTCCGCGCGGAAGTCACACAGCGAACTCGACTACTATGACGATCACCCGCGCCGGCGGACGCTGCTCGAGGCCGGCGAGTGGTCGCACCCCTTCTCGTTCGGTCCGAAAACCGAAGCGATCGCCAACCGAATCCGCCCGCAGCTTGAGGCCGCGATGCTCGGCGAGAAATCCCCGTCCGATGCGCTTTCGACGGCCCAAGAGAAGATCAACTCCGAGGTCCTCTAA
- a CDS encoding carbohydrate ABC transporter permease gives MATEPQQSTAERTTERLRSALHDLKGYAGITEDQNNLMGFAFIAPNIVVFSLFLLGPVLFAFYVSFQEWSILAGAGEWTGLGNYIEVLEPLPISYADGSLQWRPEVFTEPSTSLWWYSLKNTFVYAIGTVPLQIFGGLAVALMLDKRVRLKKAYRAAYFMPVMLSGAASAVMWRWFLAGDGVINGILPTFLEHNWAGDPGTALGGVMLMAIWGGIGSNMIFFLAGLQNIPEELYEAARIDGASRWHRFRHVTWPSLGNTNFFVFVMAIISAFQVFGIALVFSQGGPVYATTTTVLLIYQRAFEEGAFGEGAAMAFLLFLLIFAFSYYQYRYREETEVDY, from the coding sequence ATGGCAACGGAGCCCCAACAGTCCACCGCGGAGCGTACCACCGAGCGCCTCCGGAGTGCGCTTCACGACCTGAAGGGGTACGCCGGTATCACCGAAGACCAGAACAACCTGATGGGGTTCGCGTTCATCGCCCCCAATATCGTCGTCTTCTCGCTGTTTCTGTTGGGGCCGGTCCTGTTCGCCTTCTATGTCTCGTTCCAAGAGTGGAGCATCCTCGCCGGCGCGGGTGAGTGGACGGGCCTCGGAAACTACATCGAGGTCCTCGAGCCGCTTCCAATAAGCTACGCCGACGGGAGCCTCCAGTGGCGTCCGGAGGTGTTCACGGAGCCGTCAACCAGCCTCTGGTGGTACTCGCTGAAGAACACGTTCGTCTACGCGATCGGGACCGTGCCGCTGCAGATCTTCGGCGGGCTCGCGGTCGCACTCATGCTCGACAAGCGGGTCCGACTCAAGAAGGCGTACCGCGCCGCCTACTTCATGCCGGTGATGCTGTCGGGTGCCGCCTCCGCGGTCATGTGGCGGTGGTTCCTCGCCGGCGACGGTGTGATCAACGGGATCCTCCCCACGTTCCTTGAACACAACTGGGCAGGAGACCCGGGGACCGCCCTTGGCGGCGTCATGCTGATGGCCATCTGGGGCGGGATCGGCTCGAACATGATCTTCTTTCTCGCAGGACTCCAGAACATCCCCGAAGAGCTGTACGAAGCCGCCCGAATCGACGGCGCGAGCCGCTGGCACCGCTTCCGCCACGTCACGTGGCCCAGCCTCGGCAACACGAACTTCTTCGTGTTCGTGATGGCGATCATCTCGGCGTTTCAGGTGTTCGGCATCGCGCTGGTCTTCTCGCAGGGTGGGCCAGTGTACGCGACAACGACGACAGTGCTGCTCATCTACCAGCGCGCCTTCGAGGAGGGTGCCTTCGGTGAAGGGGCCGCGATGGCGTTCCTGTTGTTCCTCCTGATCTTCGCGTTCAGCTACTATCAGTACCGGTACCGCGAGGAAACGGAGGTGGACTACTGA
- a CDS encoding carbohydrate ABC transporter permease, translating to MARSDYEYPGYKRSGVSYWSKTTILYLLVTAGALWMTLPFWWTLTTSLSASPTAATVSFIPAEFTLQNFITLWERPDILLVRWFLNTMLFAGAVTAFNLTFDSLAGYALAKVDFWGREKIFLGFISTMMIPGMVTLIPVYLLLVELGWVNTYQGLIAPLVAQPLGIFLLRQHFKSLPSALGDAAKIDGCNEFQTFYKVYLPLAKPALATLGIFTFMGAWNNFQWPLIIANDAEMYTLPIALFAVRNQYFAEWGLMMAAALIIVAPVIVAFLAAQNYFIQGMSLSGMKG from the coding sequence ATGGCCCGGTCCGACTACGAATATCCGGGGTACAAACGCAGCGGCGTCAGCTACTGGTCGAAGACGACGATCCTGTATCTGCTCGTCACTGCGGGTGCGCTGTGGATGACACTGCCGTTCTGGTGGACGCTCACGACATCGCTGTCGGCGTCGCCGACGGCCGCCACCGTCTCGTTCATTCCGGCGGAGTTCACCCTGCAGAACTTCATCACCCTCTGGGAGCGGCCGGACATTCTGCTCGTCAGGTGGTTCCTCAACACGATGCTGTTTGCGGGTGCGGTGACCGCGTTCAACCTCACCTTCGACTCGTTGGCGGGGTACGCACTCGCGAAGGTCGACTTCTGGGGTCGTGAGAAGATCTTCCTCGGGTTCATTTCGACGATGATGATCCCAGGGATGGTGACGTTGATCCCGGTGTACCTCCTGCTCGTTGAGTTAGGCTGGGTCAACACCTATCAGGGACTGATCGCCCCGCTCGTCGCCCAGCCATTGGGGATCTTCCTGCTTCGGCAGCACTTCAAGAGCCTGCCGTCGGCCTTGGGGGACGCCGCGAAGATCGACGGCTGTAACGAGTTCCAGACCTTCTATAAGGTGTACCTGCCGCTGGCGAAGCCCGCCTTGGCGACGCTGGGCATCTTCACGTTCATGGGCGCGTGGAACAACTTCCAGTGGCCGCTCATCATCGCGAACGACGCGGAGATGTACACGCTCCCGATCGCGTTGTTCGCGGTCCGGAACCAGTACTTCGCTGAGTGGGGGCTGATGATGGCGGCTGCGTTGATCATCGTCGCACCGGTGATCGTCGCGTTCCTGGCCGCCCAGAACTACTTCATCCAGGGCATGAGCCTTTCCGGAATGAAAGGCTGA
- the fdhF gene encoding formate dehydrogenase subunit alpha, translated as MSNEDGGPVKTICPYCGVGCGIQITREEDGEVNFRPWADAPVNEGSVCIKGGAATQSVNHEDRLTDPLIRDDDGTFREASWGEAYDLIVDEMERIRDEHSPQAMGFYGCSKAMNEENYLVQKLARHYGTNSVDTCTRMCHSSTVYALKNSLGEGAMTNSMADLEEAADVFWIQGANPGEQHPIANSQYFRQAVLEGATVIQVDPHANKTTRSFNIGETDRHMHLQVEPGTDIPFLNVVIETILENDWVDEEFIAERTDGFEDLTETLSDFDKEAAAEECGVPLEDIELAAEKYAKANNAAIFTGMGMSQHTCGVDNVQNEINLALITGNLGRPGTGVNPLRGQNNVQGASDVGAMPNVLPGYRDVSDPEVRADVEEVWGFEIPSEPGLTNVEQSHEIGSTIHGLYVMGENPVMSEPDTNMVEQRLAAVDFMVVQDIYRTETAEYADVILPATSWAERDGTVVNTDRRTQRMRGVEKVHPNTKDDLEILCDVGTRLFGDGSFDFEGPEEVFEELRQVAPIFHGMTYDRLGETGIHWPCYEPGDEGDPFLYEEGFTTESGRGRIEGVRHQPPKETPDDEYPLILTTGRIIEHYNTGTMSRRSETLTHVEPENFVDIHPNDAEHYDIEDGDYVRLTSRRGEIELEARVTEDIKEGTVWTTPHFADAAGNRLTNDVLDDRAKIPEYKAAAADIEVSLEPSDGTDAPADD; from the coding sequence ATGTCTAACGAGGACGGGGGGCCGGTCAAGACCATCTGTCCGTACTGTGGTGTGGGGTGCGGTATCCAAATCACGCGAGAGGAGGACGGCGAGGTCAACTTCCGACCCTGGGCCGACGCACCGGTCAACGAGGGGAGCGTCTGCATCAAGGGTGGTGCGGCGACGCAGTCAGTCAACCACGAGGACCGGTTGACCGACCCGCTGATCCGCGACGACGACGGTACGTTCCGTGAGGCGTCGTGGGGCGAGGCCTACGACCTGATCGTTGACGAGATGGAGCGCATCCGCGACGAACACAGCCCGCAGGCGATGGGGTTTTACGGCTGTTCGAAGGCCATGAACGAGGAGAACTACCTCGTCCAGAAACTGGCCCGCCACTACGGCACCAACAGCGTCGACACCTGTACGCGGATGTGCCACTCCTCCACGGTGTACGCGCTCAAAAACAGCCTCGGCGAGGGCGCCATGACCAACAGTATGGCCGACCTGGAGGAGGCAGCCGACGTGTTCTGGATCCAGGGAGCCAACCCCGGCGAGCAGCACCCCATTGCCAACAGCCAGTACTTCCGACAGGCCGTACTGGAGGGGGCAACCGTCATTCAGGTCGACCCTCACGCCAACAAGACAACGCGCTCGTTCAATATCGGAGAGACGGACCGGCACATGCATCTCCAAGTGGAGCCGGGAACGGACATCCCCTTCCTCAACGTCGTCATCGAGACGATTCTGGAGAACGACTGGGTCGACGAGGAGTTCATCGCGGAGCGCACCGACGGATTCGAGGACCTCACGGAGACGCTTTCGGACTTCGACAAGGAAGCCGCCGCCGAGGAGTGTGGCGTCCCCCTCGAGGACATCGAACTTGCCGCCGAGAAGTACGCGAAAGCGAACAACGCCGCAATCTTCACCGGCATGGGGATGAGCCAGCACACCTGCGGCGTGGACAACGTCCAAAACGAGATCAACCTCGCGCTGATCACGGGCAATCTCGGCCGCCCGGGCACCGGTGTCAATCCGCTGCGTGGTCAGAACAACGTGCAGGGTGCCTCGGACGTTGGCGCGATGCCGAACGTCCTCCCCGGCTACCGCGACGTGTCCGATCCCGAGGTCCGCGCCGACGTCGAGGAGGTCTGGGGGTTCGAGATCCCGTCCGAACCCGGCCTGACGAACGTCGAACAGTCCCACGAGATCGGGAGCACGATCCACGGGCTCTACGTCATGGGTGAGAACCCCGTGATGAGCGAACCTGACACCAACATGGTCGAACAGCGGCTGGCTGCGGTGGATTTCATGGTGGTCCAGGACATCTACAGGACCGAGACCGCCGAGTACGCCGACGTGATTCTGCCGGCCACCTCGTGGGCCGAACGCGACGGGACGGTCGTCAACACGGACCGCCGAACCCAGCGGATGCGCGGCGTCGAGAAGGTCCACCCGAACACGAAAGATGACCTCGAGATCCTCTGTGACGTGGGCACCCGCCTGTTCGGCGACGGGAGCTTCGACTTCGAGGGGCCCGAGGAGGTGTTCGAGGAGCTACGGCAGGTCGCGCCCATCTTCCACGGTATGACGTACGACCGCCTCGGCGAGACGGGCATCCACTGGCCCTGCTACGAACCCGGCGACGAGGGCGACCCGTTCCTCTACGAGGAGGGGTTCACCACCGAAAGCGGCCGCGGACGGATCGAGGGCGTGCGCCACCAGCCCCCCAAGGAAACGCCCGACGACGAGTACCCGCTTATCCTCACCACGGGCCGGATCATCGAACACTACAACACGGGGACGATGAGCCGCCGCTCCGAGACGCTCACCCACGTCGAGCCGGAGAACTTCGTCGACATTCACCCGAACGACGCCGAGCACTACGACATCGAGGACGGCGACTACGTGAGGCTCACGTCCCGGCGCGGAGAAATCGAGCTCGAGGCCCGTGTCACCGAGGACATCAAGGAAGGCACCGTGTGGACGACCCCGCACTTCGCAGACGCCGCGGGGAACCGCCTGACAAATGATGTGCTCGACGATCGAGCAAAGATACCCGAGTACAAGGCTGCAGCCGCGGATATCGAGGTCTCGCTCGAACCGTCCGACGGTACCGACGCCCCCGCGGACGACTGA